Proteins encoded together in one Triticum dicoccoides isolate Atlit2015 ecotype Zavitan chromosome 7B, WEW_v2.0, whole genome shotgun sequence window:
- the LOC119340585 gene encoding putative FBD-associated F-box protein At5g56400 translates to MERTRGHRRRKLSVAAGVGVGGGEDRLSALPDDVLIHILLKLRDAPVAARTSVLARRWRRVWALLPELHFPVGTDPDRIRAALTAHDAPALRHLFVAGIEATPEIAAAWLPIAARRLSGVLHFKNTGGMNGASAGERGTLKLPCFEKATKVVLDLHSIGLTLPPSGVFTRLTDLELVRIQLHGPCSLSDVVSSPRCPSLRRLSVCSVRGLENFTIQSESLVQLELRSLHILQQLNIVALSLQKLKVFLCFTNPLNEGQPVANISAPQLVTLDWRSAYDPSSVLFGEMPNLQQLTTNPLFVYGDDIFSGLNHHSLMLPQHFHHIRKFILILFYLQVRGNERFLMEEMTKLPNITILGLVVLACGHSFGASSFHVLKMSSGIRELMLQLVTRSESKAFVCQPGCICAEPSNWETEDLVLPCLKEVAINGLRGTEHELALVERLFKWATTLERVTIIFHDSISESNGEEFRQLLLSFSRPAICMEFSHCGGSLSFD, encoded by the exons ATGGAGCGCACGCGGGGGCATCGGCGGCGAAAGCTCTCCGTCGCCGCCGGCGTCGGCGTTGGAGGTGGCGAGGACCGCCTCAGCGCGCTGCCGGACGACGTCCTCATCCACATCCTCCTCAAGCTCCGCGACGCCCCCGTCGCCGCTCGGACCAGCGTCCTCGCCCGCCGCTGGCGCCGCGTCTGGGCTCTCCTCCCGGAGCTCCATTTCCCCGTCGGCACTGACCCCGACCGCATCCGCGCCGCCCTCACCGCCCATGATGCGCCGGCCCTCCGCCATCTCTTCGTTGCAGGCATCGAGGCCACCCCCGAAATCGCTGCGGCATGGCTCCCCATCGCCGCGCGCCGCCTCTCTGGTGTCCTGCATTTCAAGAACACGGGGGGCATGAATGGTGCCTCCGCCGGGGAAAGAGGTACCTTGAAGTTGCCTTGCTTCGAGAAAGCAACCAAGGTCGTGCTCGATCTACATTCTATTGGCCTCACCCTGCCGCCTTCCGGCGTATTTACCCGGCTCACCGATCTGGAGCTGGTTCGCATACAGCTGCACGGTCCGTGTAGCCTCAGTGACGTTGTCTCTTCACCACGGTGTCCATCTTTGCGCCGCCTTTCCGTTTGCAGTGTCAGGGGTCTGGAGAACTTCACAATCCAGTCGGAATCTCTCGTACAATTGGAACTGAGGAGTTTGCATATCTTGCAGCAGCTCAATATCGTTGCCCTGTCTCTGCAAAAATTAAAAGTATTCCTTTGCTTCACCAATCCTCTGAATGAAGGTCAACCAGTTGCCAACATCTCAGCCCCTCAGCTGGTGACACTTGattggagaagtgcttatgacCCTAGCTCCGTTTTGTTTGGCGAGATGCCAAATCTCCAACAACTGACCACCAATCCTCTTTTTGTATATGGAGACGATATATTTTCTGGACTTAATCATCACAGCTTGATGCTTCCACAACATTTTCACCACATCAGAAAATTTATTCTCATCCTTTTCTATCTGCAG GTCCGTGGCAACGAACGGTTCTTGATGGAAGAGATGACAAAGTTGCCTAACATTACCATCTTGGGACTGGTGGTATTGGCATGTGGACATTCCTTTGGAGCCAGCTCATTCCATGTTCTCAAGATGTCTAGCGGTATAAGAGAGCTGATGCTTCAACTTGTTACTCGGAGCGAGTCTAAG GCATTTGTGTGCCAACCAGGTTGCATTTGTGCTGAGCCATCAAATTGGGAAACTGAGGACCTCGTGCTACCTTGCCTCAAAGAAGTAGCAATCAACGGTCTGAGAGGAACTGAACATGAACTCGCTCTTGTGGAAAGGTTATTCAAGTGGGCAACAACGCTAGAAAGGGTGACGATAATTTTCCATGACTCGATCTCTGAAAGCAACGGCGAAGAGTTCCGCCAGTTGTTACTAAGCTTCTCTAGGCCAGCAATATGTATGGAATTCTCGCATTGCGGAGGAAGTTTATCATTTGACTAG